The following are encoded in a window of Doryrhamphus excisus isolate RoL2022-K1 chromosome 16, RoL_Dexc_1.0, whole genome shotgun sequence genomic DNA:
- the map3k2 gene encoding mitogen-activated protein kinase kinase kinase 2 isoform X1, protein MGESSFLDSWVNSRVIMMDEQEALQSIMQDLAELHRSSRPAGFLSDLGKPKASSPKNLNDVRVKFEFKGEKRILQFRRPIKLDDLRAKAKVAFGQTMDLHYSNNELVIPLTVQDDLDKAVELLDRSIHMKSLKILLVLQISSQNSSCNMGLLPSCEELDNTGFRVPDKKSMLGSLGSHSTDRSSPPPGYIPDALQQVARNGSFTSINSEGEFIPESMDQMLDPLSMSSPENSASGSCPSLDSPLDSDYPKSRMPRAQSYPDNHQDFPGAEYDIPVFDKTGKGGTYPRRYGVPFGLQDYSDGRKTFPRARRTQAHGLRSPVSFSPTEQSPSTSSGSSVFTPDLEDAAGPARRPRRGSDIEVNQSTTPGLTVMDISPPSRSPRAPTNWRLGKLLGQGAFGRVFLCYDADTGRELAVKQVQFDPESPETSKEVSALECEIQLLKNLCHERIVQYYGCLRDTMERTLSIFMEYMPGGSIKDQVKSYGALTENVTRRYTRQILEGVSYLHSNMIVHRDIKGANILRDSVGNVKLGDFGASRRLQTICLSGTGIKSVTGTPYWMSPEVISGEGYGRKADIWSVGCTVVEMLTQRPPWAEFEAMAAIFKIATQPTNPVLPAHVSDHCREFLKRIFVETKQRPSADELLRHIFVH, encoded by the exons ATGGGAGAATCCTCTTTCCTGGACTCTTGGGTCAATAGCCGTGTCATTATGATGG ATGAGCAGGAGGCGCTGCAGTCAATCATGCAGGACCTGGCAGAACTCCATCGCTCCAGCCGTCCTGCCGGCTTTCTGTCGGACCTAGGCAAACCCAAAGCCTCCTCGCCCAAGAACCTG AATGACGTCAGAGTGAAGTTTGAGTTTAAAGGCGAGAAGAG AATTTTGCAATTTCGTCGGCCCATCAAGTTGGATGACCTGAGGGCGAAAGCTAAGGTGGCTTTCGGTCAGACGATGGACCTTCACTACAGCAACAACGAG CTGGTGATTCCGCTGACCGTTCAGGATGACCTGGACAAGGCTGTGGAGCTGCTGGATCGGAGCATTCACATGAAGAGCCTAAAGATCCTCTTGGTGCTGCAGATCTCCTCACAG AACTCTTCCTGCAATATGGGCCTTTTGCCTTCCTGTGAGGAGTTGGACAACACAGGATTCCGAGTCCCAGACAAGAAGAGCATGCTTGGATCATTAG GGTCTCATTCAACGGACCGCAGCTCTCCTCCGCCTGGATATATTCCTGACGCACTCCAGCAGGTGGCGAGGAACGGCTCCTTCACGAGTATCAACAGCGAAGGAGAGTTCATTCCAGAGAGCATGGACCAG ATGTTGGATCCGTTGAGCATGAGCAGTCCAGAAAATTCAGCCTCTGGAAGTTGTCCTTCTTTAGACAGCCCTCTGGACAG CGACTACCCAAAGTCGAGGATGCCGAGAGCACAGAGCTACCCTGACAACCACCAGGACTTTCCAGGTGCAG AGTACGACATCCCGGTCTTCGACAAGACAGGAAAAGGAGGCACATACCCTCGGCGATACGGTGTTCCCTTTGGCCTGCAAGATTACAGTGATG GGAGGAAGACCTTCCCTCGCGCTCGGCGAACACAGGCACACGGCCTTCGCTCTCCTGTCAGTTTCAGCCCAACGGAGCAGTCTCCCAGCACCAGCAGCGGCAGTAGCGTCTTTACCCCCGACCTGGAAGATGCCGCTGGGCCTGCCAGGCGGCCACGAAGAGGAAGCGACATTGAAGTCAATCAGTCGACCACCCCAGGCTTGACAGTTATGGACATCAGTCCTCCCAGCCGCT CACCACGAGCTCCCACCAACTGGCGTTTGGGGAAGCTGCTTGGCCAGGGTGCCTTCGGACGGGTTTTTCTTTGCTACGACGCTGATACTGGACGGGAATTGGCTGTCAAACAGGTCCAGTTTGATCCAGAGAGTCCTGAGACAAGCAAG GAGGTGAGTGCGCTGGAGTGTGAAATTCAGCTGCTGAAAAACCTTTGTCACGAACGCATTGTGCAGTACTACGGGTGTCTGCGAGATACTATGGAGCGAACGCTCTCCATCTTCATGGAGTACATGCCTGGA GGATCCATAAAGGACCAAGTGAAGTCCTATGGTGCATTGACAGAGAATGTGACACGTCGTTACACTCGGCAGATCCTTGAAGGGGTTTCCTACCTTCACAGCAACATGATCGTTCACAGGGACATCAAAG GGGCCAATATCCTCAGAGACTCTGTCGGAAACGTGAAGCTGGGTGACTTTGGGGCCAGTCGTCGACTGCAGACTATCTGTCTGTCTGGAACAGGAATCAAGTCAGTGACCGGCACCCCCTACTGGATGAGCCCGGAAGTAATCAGTGGCGAAGGTTACGGGAGGAAGGCTGACATCTG GAGTGTTGGCTGCACTGTTGTGGAAATGCTGACCCAACGACCCCCCTGGGCAGAGTTTGAAGCCATGGCAGCGATTTTTAAGATTGCCACACAGCCCACCAACCCTGTGCTGCCAGCTCACGTGTCGGATCACTGCAGGGAGTTTCTCAAACGCATCTTTGTGGAGACCAAGCAACGTCCGTCTGCAGATGAGCTGCTGAGGCACATCTTTGTACATTAA
- the map3k2 gene encoding mitogen-activated protein kinase kinase kinase 2 isoform X3 — protein sequence MQDLAELHRSSRPAGFLSDLGKPKASSPKNLNDVRVKFEFKGEKRILQFRRPIKLDDLRAKAKVAFGQTMDLHYSNNELVIPLTVQDDLDKAVELLDRSIHMKSLKILLVLQISSQNSSCNMGLLPSCEELDNTGFRVPDKKSMLGSLGSHSTDRSSPPPGYIPDALQQVARNGSFTSINSEGEFIPESMDQMLDPLSMSSPENSASGSCPSLDSPLDSDYPKSRMPRAQSYPDNHQDFPGAEYDIPVFDKTGKGGTYPRRYGVPFGLQDYSDGRKTFPRARRTQAHGLRSPVSFSPTEQSPSTSSGSSVFTPDLEDAAGPARRPRRGSDIEVNQSTTPGLTVMDISPPSRSPRAPTNWRLGKLLGQGAFGRVFLCYDADTGRELAVKQVQFDPESPETSKEVSALECEIQLLKNLCHERIVQYYGCLRDTMERTLSIFMEYMPGGSIKDQVKSYGALTENVTRRYTRQILEGVSYLHSNMIVHRDIKGANILRDSVGNVKLGDFGASRRLQTICLSGTGIKSVTGTPYWMSPEVISGEGYGRKADIWSVGCTVVEMLTQRPPWAEFEAMAAIFKIATQPTNPVLPAHVSDHCREFLKRIFVETKQRPSADELLRHIFVH from the exons ATGCAGGACCTGGCAGAACTCCATCGCTCCAGCCGTCCTGCCGGCTTTCTGTCGGACCTAGGCAAACCCAAAGCCTCCTCGCCCAAGAACCTG AATGACGTCAGAGTGAAGTTTGAGTTTAAAGGCGAGAAGAG AATTTTGCAATTTCGTCGGCCCATCAAGTTGGATGACCTGAGGGCGAAAGCTAAGGTGGCTTTCGGTCAGACGATGGACCTTCACTACAGCAACAACGAG CTGGTGATTCCGCTGACCGTTCAGGATGACCTGGACAAGGCTGTGGAGCTGCTGGATCGGAGCATTCACATGAAGAGCCTAAAGATCCTCTTGGTGCTGCAGATCTCCTCACAG AACTCTTCCTGCAATATGGGCCTTTTGCCTTCCTGTGAGGAGTTGGACAACACAGGATTCCGAGTCCCAGACAAGAAGAGCATGCTTGGATCATTAG GGTCTCATTCAACGGACCGCAGCTCTCCTCCGCCTGGATATATTCCTGACGCACTCCAGCAGGTGGCGAGGAACGGCTCCTTCACGAGTATCAACAGCGAAGGAGAGTTCATTCCAGAGAGCATGGACCAG ATGTTGGATCCGTTGAGCATGAGCAGTCCAGAAAATTCAGCCTCTGGAAGTTGTCCTTCTTTAGACAGCCCTCTGGACAG CGACTACCCAAAGTCGAGGATGCCGAGAGCACAGAGCTACCCTGACAACCACCAGGACTTTCCAGGTGCAG AGTACGACATCCCGGTCTTCGACAAGACAGGAAAAGGAGGCACATACCCTCGGCGATACGGTGTTCCCTTTGGCCTGCAAGATTACAGTGATG GGAGGAAGACCTTCCCTCGCGCTCGGCGAACACAGGCACACGGCCTTCGCTCTCCTGTCAGTTTCAGCCCAACGGAGCAGTCTCCCAGCACCAGCAGCGGCAGTAGCGTCTTTACCCCCGACCTGGAAGATGCCGCTGGGCCTGCCAGGCGGCCACGAAGAGGAAGCGACATTGAAGTCAATCAGTCGACCACCCCAGGCTTGACAGTTATGGACATCAGTCCTCCCAGCCGCT CACCACGAGCTCCCACCAACTGGCGTTTGGGGAAGCTGCTTGGCCAGGGTGCCTTCGGACGGGTTTTTCTTTGCTACGACGCTGATACTGGACGGGAATTGGCTGTCAAACAGGTCCAGTTTGATCCAGAGAGTCCTGAGACAAGCAAG GAGGTGAGTGCGCTGGAGTGTGAAATTCAGCTGCTGAAAAACCTTTGTCACGAACGCATTGTGCAGTACTACGGGTGTCTGCGAGATACTATGGAGCGAACGCTCTCCATCTTCATGGAGTACATGCCTGGA GGATCCATAAAGGACCAAGTGAAGTCCTATGGTGCATTGACAGAGAATGTGACACGTCGTTACACTCGGCAGATCCTTGAAGGGGTTTCCTACCTTCACAGCAACATGATCGTTCACAGGGACATCAAAG GGGCCAATATCCTCAGAGACTCTGTCGGAAACGTGAAGCTGGGTGACTTTGGGGCCAGTCGTCGACTGCAGACTATCTGTCTGTCTGGAACAGGAATCAAGTCAGTGACCGGCACCCCCTACTGGATGAGCCCGGAAGTAATCAGTGGCGAAGGTTACGGGAGGAAGGCTGACATCTG GAGTGTTGGCTGCACTGTTGTGGAAATGCTGACCCAACGACCCCCCTGGGCAGAGTTTGAAGCCATGGCAGCGATTTTTAAGATTGCCACACAGCCCACCAACCCTGTGCTGCCAGCTCACGTGTCGGATCACTGCAGGGAGTTTCTCAAACGCATCTTTGTGGAGACCAAGCAACGTCCGTCTGCAGATGAGCTGCTGAGGCACATCTTTGTACATTAA
- the map3k2 gene encoding mitogen-activated protein kinase kinase kinase 2 isoform X4, producing the protein MGESSFLDSWVNSRVIMMDEQEALQSIMQDLAELHRSSRPAGFLSDLGKPKASSPKNLNDVRVKFEFKGEKRILQFRRPIKLDDLRAKAKVAFGQTMDLHYSNNELVIPLTVQDDLDKAVELLDRSIHMKSLKILLVLQISSQNSSCNMGLLPSCEELDNTGFRVPDKKSMLGSLGSHSTDRSSPPPGYIPDALQQVARNGSFTSINSEGEFIPESMDQMLDPLSMSSPENSASGSCPSLDSPLDSDYPKSRMPRAQSYPDNHQDFPGAEYDIPVFDKTGKGGTYPRRYGVPFGLQDYSDGRKTFPRARRTQAHGLRSPVSFSPTEQSPSTSSGSSVFTPDLEDAAGPARRPRRGSDIEVNQSTTPGLTVMDISPPSRSPRAPTNWRLGKLLGQGAFGRVFLCYDADTGRELAVKQVQFDPESPETSKGSIKDQVKSYGALTENVTRRYTRQILEGVSYLHSNMIVHRDIKGANILRDSVGNVKLGDFGASRRLQTICLSGTGIKSVTGTPYWMSPEVISGEGYGRKADIWSVGCTVVEMLTQRPPWAEFEAMAAIFKIATQPTNPVLPAHVSDHCREFLKRIFVETKQRPSADELLRHIFVH; encoded by the exons ATGGGAGAATCCTCTTTCCTGGACTCTTGGGTCAATAGCCGTGTCATTATGATGG ATGAGCAGGAGGCGCTGCAGTCAATCATGCAGGACCTGGCAGAACTCCATCGCTCCAGCCGTCCTGCCGGCTTTCTGTCGGACCTAGGCAAACCCAAAGCCTCCTCGCCCAAGAACCTG AATGACGTCAGAGTGAAGTTTGAGTTTAAAGGCGAGAAGAG AATTTTGCAATTTCGTCGGCCCATCAAGTTGGATGACCTGAGGGCGAAAGCTAAGGTGGCTTTCGGTCAGACGATGGACCTTCACTACAGCAACAACGAG CTGGTGATTCCGCTGACCGTTCAGGATGACCTGGACAAGGCTGTGGAGCTGCTGGATCGGAGCATTCACATGAAGAGCCTAAAGATCCTCTTGGTGCTGCAGATCTCCTCACAG AACTCTTCCTGCAATATGGGCCTTTTGCCTTCCTGTGAGGAGTTGGACAACACAGGATTCCGAGTCCCAGACAAGAAGAGCATGCTTGGATCATTAG GGTCTCATTCAACGGACCGCAGCTCTCCTCCGCCTGGATATATTCCTGACGCACTCCAGCAGGTGGCGAGGAACGGCTCCTTCACGAGTATCAACAGCGAAGGAGAGTTCATTCCAGAGAGCATGGACCAG ATGTTGGATCCGTTGAGCATGAGCAGTCCAGAAAATTCAGCCTCTGGAAGTTGTCCTTCTTTAGACAGCCCTCTGGACAG CGACTACCCAAAGTCGAGGATGCCGAGAGCACAGAGCTACCCTGACAACCACCAGGACTTTCCAGGTGCAG AGTACGACATCCCGGTCTTCGACAAGACAGGAAAAGGAGGCACATACCCTCGGCGATACGGTGTTCCCTTTGGCCTGCAAGATTACAGTGATG GGAGGAAGACCTTCCCTCGCGCTCGGCGAACACAGGCACACGGCCTTCGCTCTCCTGTCAGTTTCAGCCCAACGGAGCAGTCTCCCAGCACCAGCAGCGGCAGTAGCGTCTTTACCCCCGACCTGGAAGATGCCGCTGGGCCTGCCAGGCGGCCACGAAGAGGAAGCGACATTGAAGTCAATCAGTCGACCACCCCAGGCTTGACAGTTATGGACATCAGTCCTCCCAGCCGCT CACCACGAGCTCCCACCAACTGGCGTTTGGGGAAGCTGCTTGGCCAGGGTGCCTTCGGACGGGTTTTTCTTTGCTACGACGCTGATACTGGACGGGAATTGGCTGTCAAACAGGTCCAGTTTGATCCAGAGAGTCCTGAGACAAGCAAG GGATCCATAAAGGACCAAGTGAAGTCCTATGGTGCATTGACAGAGAATGTGACACGTCGTTACACTCGGCAGATCCTTGAAGGGGTTTCCTACCTTCACAGCAACATGATCGTTCACAGGGACATCAAAG GGGCCAATATCCTCAGAGACTCTGTCGGAAACGTGAAGCTGGGTGACTTTGGGGCCAGTCGTCGACTGCAGACTATCTGTCTGTCTGGAACAGGAATCAAGTCAGTGACCGGCACCCCCTACTGGATGAGCCCGGAAGTAATCAGTGGCGAAGGTTACGGGAGGAAGGCTGACATCTG GAGTGTTGGCTGCACTGTTGTGGAAATGCTGACCCAACGACCCCCCTGGGCAGAGTTTGAAGCCATGGCAGCGATTTTTAAGATTGCCACACAGCCCACCAACCCTGTGCTGCCAGCTCACGTGTCGGATCACTGCAGGGAGTTTCTCAAACGCATCTTTGTGGAGACCAAGCAACGTCCGTCTGCAGATGAGCTGCTGAGGCACATCTTTGTACATTAA
- the map3k2 gene encoding mitogen-activated protein kinase kinase kinase 2 isoform X2: MGESSFLDSWVNSRVIMMDEQEALQSIMQDLAELHRSSRPAGFLSDLGKPKASSPKNLNDVRVKFEFKGEKRILQFRRPIKLDDLRAKAKVAFGQTMDLHYSNNELVIPLTVQDDLDKAVELLDRSIHMKSLKILLVLQISSQNSSCNMGLLPSCEELDNTGFRVPDKKSMLGSLGSHSTDRSSPPPGYIPDALQQVARNGSFTSINSEGEFIPESMDQMLDPLSMSSPENSASGSCPSLDSPLDSDYPKSRMPRAQSYPDNHQDFPEYDIPVFDKTGKGGTYPRRYGVPFGLQDYSDGRKTFPRARRTQAHGLRSPVSFSPTEQSPSTSSGSSVFTPDLEDAAGPARRPRRGSDIEVNQSTTPGLTVMDISPPSRSPRAPTNWRLGKLLGQGAFGRVFLCYDADTGRELAVKQVQFDPESPETSKEVSALECEIQLLKNLCHERIVQYYGCLRDTMERTLSIFMEYMPGGSIKDQVKSYGALTENVTRRYTRQILEGVSYLHSNMIVHRDIKGANILRDSVGNVKLGDFGASRRLQTICLSGTGIKSVTGTPYWMSPEVISGEGYGRKADIWSVGCTVVEMLTQRPPWAEFEAMAAIFKIATQPTNPVLPAHVSDHCREFLKRIFVETKQRPSADELLRHIFVH, translated from the exons ATGGGAGAATCCTCTTTCCTGGACTCTTGGGTCAATAGCCGTGTCATTATGATGG ATGAGCAGGAGGCGCTGCAGTCAATCATGCAGGACCTGGCAGAACTCCATCGCTCCAGCCGTCCTGCCGGCTTTCTGTCGGACCTAGGCAAACCCAAAGCCTCCTCGCCCAAGAACCTG AATGACGTCAGAGTGAAGTTTGAGTTTAAAGGCGAGAAGAG AATTTTGCAATTTCGTCGGCCCATCAAGTTGGATGACCTGAGGGCGAAAGCTAAGGTGGCTTTCGGTCAGACGATGGACCTTCACTACAGCAACAACGAG CTGGTGATTCCGCTGACCGTTCAGGATGACCTGGACAAGGCTGTGGAGCTGCTGGATCGGAGCATTCACATGAAGAGCCTAAAGATCCTCTTGGTGCTGCAGATCTCCTCACAG AACTCTTCCTGCAATATGGGCCTTTTGCCTTCCTGTGAGGAGTTGGACAACACAGGATTCCGAGTCCCAGACAAGAAGAGCATGCTTGGATCATTAG GGTCTCATTCAACGGACCGCAGCTCTCCTCCGCCTGGATATATTCCTGACGCACTCCAGCAGGTGGCGAGGAACGGCTCCTTCACGAGTATCAACAGCGAAGGAGAGTTCATTCCAGAGAGCATGGACCAG ATGTTGGATCCGTTGAGCATGAGCAGTCCAGAAAATTCAGCCTCTGGAAGTTGTCCTTCTTTAGACAGCCCTCTGGACAG CGACTACCCAAAGTCGAGGATGCCGAGAGCACAGAGCTACCCTGACAACCACCAGGACTTTCCAG AGTACGACATCCCGGTCTTCGACAAGACAGGAAAAGGAGGCACATACCCTCGGCGATACGGTGTTCCCTTTGGCCTGCAAGATTACAGTGATG GGAGGAAGACCTTCCCTCGCGCTCGGCGAACACAGGCACACGGCCTTCGCTCTCCTGTCAGTTTCAGCCCAACGGAGCAGTCTCCCAGCACCAGCAGCGGCAGTAGCGTCTTTACCCCCGACCTGGAAGATGCCGCTGGGCCTGCCAGGCGGCCACGAAGAGGAAGCGACATTGAAGTCAATCAGTCGACCACCCCAGGCTTGACAGTTATGGACATCAGTCCTCCCAGCCGCT CACCACGAGCTCCCACCAACTGGCGTTTGGGGAAGCTGCTTGGCCAGGGTGCCTTCGGACGGGTTTTTCTTTGCTACGACGCTGATACTGGACGGGAATTGGCTGTCAAACAGGTCCAGTTTGATCCAGAGAGTCCTGAGACAAGCAAG GAGGTGAGTGCGCTGGAGTGTGAAATTCAGCTGCTGAAAAACCTTTGTCACGAACGCATTGTGCAGTACTACGGGTGTCTGCGAGATACTATGGAGCGAACGCTCTCCATCTTCATGGAGTACATGCCTGGA GGATCCATAAAGGACCAAGTGAAGTCCTATGGTGCATTGACAGAGAATGTGACACGTCGTTACACTCGGCAGATCCTTGAAGGGGTTTCCTACCTTCACAGCAACATGATCGTTCACAGGGACATCAAAG GGGCCAATATCCTCAGAGACTCTGTCGGAAACGTGAAGCTGGGTGACTTTGGGGCCAGTCGTCGACTGCAGACTATCTGTCTGTCTGGAACAGGAATCAAGTCAGTGACCGGCACCCCCTACTGGATGAGCCCGGAAGTAATCAGTGGCGAAGGTTACGGGAGGAAGGCTGACATCTG GAGTGTTGGCTGCACTGTTGTGGAAATGCTGACCCAACGACCCCCCTGGGCAGAGTTTGAAGCCATGGCAGCGATTTTTAAGATTGCCACACAGCCCACCAACCCTGTGCTGCCAGCTCACGTGTCGGATCACTGCAGGGAGTTTCTCAAACGCATCTTTGTGGAGACCAAGCAACGTCCGTCTGCAGATGAGCTGCTGAGGCACATCTTTGTACATTAA